The genomic interval GCAGGATATGTTCGCCGAGATAGTGAATGCCCTTGCCCTTGTAAGGTTCGGGCGCGCGGTATCCGCGAATGATCGCAGCGATCTGGCCAACAACCTGTTTGTCAATGCCCTTGACGAAAATCTTGGTTGCGCCTTCCACGGCAAAGCTAATCCCTTCGGGAGGAACCACTTCAACCGGATGGGAAAATCCAAGGCTCAGTCCGAGATTTTTGCCTTTCATAGCGGCACGATAGCCGACACCCTCGATTTCAAGCGTCTTGGTGTAGCCTTCGGTAACGCCGACAACCATATTGTTGATCATGGCGCGAACCATGCCGTGCGCGGCCTTTGTTGGCTTCTCTTCGTTGGCGCGGGCTACGTGAACGGCGCCGTCCTTGACCTCGACGGAAATGTTTTCCACGAGAGGCATGGACAGCTGACCGTTCTTGCCCTTGACAACGATTCTGTCTTCCTTAACTTCTACGCTGGCACCCTGCGGGACCGTGACGGGTTTACGTCCTAATCTTGACATGTTAATCCCTCGCCTTACCAGACATAGCAGACGACT from Pyramidobacter piscolens W5455 carries:
- the rplF gene encoding 50S ribosomal protein L6, with protein sequence MSRLGRKPVTVPQGASVEVKEDRIVVKGKNGQLSMPLVENISVEVKDGAVHVARANEEKPTKAAHGMVRAMINNMVVGVTEGYTKTLEIEGVGYRAAMKGKNLGLSLGFSHPVEVVPPEGISFAVEGATKIFVKGIDKQVVGQIAAIIRGYRAPEPYKGKGIHYLGEHILRKAGKTATK